AGTTGTAGACTGAGGGTTTGGAAGCAAATCAGAATCTGAACTGCTCTCCTAGGGAGTTACCTGCATGATGTAAGTGAAAGATGGTTGTTAAATGTCATTTGTGTTCAAATGTATTCAGGTTTtattctgctgcagcagtgacagcccaGTCTGAAATGAGACCCAGTAACAGGTGAAAATCCACTAGCAGGCAAGGCTGATGTTATGCTAACAAATGAGGTGGAGCATTTTTGAAGAAGTGTGAGGGCTCTTTGTGTTTGGTATTATCCATTTGTAGGTCAGGTTAGTCCACTCCAACGCTTGAAGTGTTTCTAGCACAGCAAGGAACAGACTTTTACATAGCAGGAATGTCAGGAATGTCTCCTACCAACCCATGCTAAGTTTCCATCCCAGGAGATACAACTCGGTCTTTGTTACACTCCTCtccagagaaaaagcagcagagaaatgacagcagtgcctgggcacAAAGCCATAGCAGCTCCAGAATGCTTCCCTTTCTCTTGTCAGAAGTCCTGGCTATTCTTTGTTGTATAATTCAGGTTTCCATAGAGTGTTTAGACTGAAAATCTGTCTTTGTTCCTGTAGCTGGTGATGGCTCAGGCCCATGGCATAATAGGTCTCACCAGAGGCAATGTTCTAGAGAGCCACTTATGGGCTATGAGATAATCTTAGCTGATTTAGTGTTTGCTCACATTCTATTACGCTTTCTTTGTACATTTTGACATATATTTTAACTAGTCACACATGAAATGATACTGCCATCACTAAAATGATGCCCCAAAGTATGAAGCTGCTGAGTATGAGTTTTCCCTAGGTGGAAAAGGGGTTGGTGGATgatgaaaggaagagaaggcCCTTAGGACAAGTAAACCTGTAGGAGTCCTATAATACCTGTAATGTGACACATTTGTATCTACCTGTGCTGAAACCACTGGAAGGAGCTCACCTGCACCACTTTGCAGTCCTGCCTTTCTTTCCTGGGGGTCTCTGCATTCAGCACTATGGCATGTGTTGAGCACATTGCTTAATGTGAAACTGCAAAACACTATTACAATATTGCAATGTAAAACCAAGAACTGAATAGAAAATGTTTGAGTTTTGTAGTTTCTCTGTAATTCTGAATTGAGTATATTTGGTATTACTGGACTCTTAACTATTGACCCTATTGTAAACATTGAAGTTTCTGTTCTGTGCTGAGCCTTTCTCCAATTCATACAATACATCCTCTTATTAATTTTCTATAACACTGTACTTCTCTAGAGGTACTTGGAAGCATTGTAGACTAGAGCTGCTAAAAAAAGTCAGTCTAATTGTTTTTTGTACTCTGGGATGTGTGACTTTCCAgtgttcctttttgttttctttgttgacTTTAGTTTACCGTTTGGAAATTACTGATATTACTTAGACTGAAACCTAGTTGTCCAAGTGCAAGGCTTGTTCCTAACAGGTGTCACTGCACCCAAAGCTGATGGGAGTACCCTGGTCAGGTGTATTTATTACTTCAACTTCAAGTACACTGATTTATTTGTGTCCTAATCCAGCATCTCAACCTTTTAATTTAACTGTGCTCTGCCTGCAAATGTCAGGATTTTTATGGATTAGCCCTTTTCTATGATCTTTTTCTACTGTAGCATCAAGCACTGCACAAGACACTTTAATGCACTTAGGATGGTTATGGGAAACTTTTGATAGTGGTGATGAAACTTGTTCAAACCATGGGCAAAATTGATATTTGGGTTACTCTTTAGTTCTTTAACATTCCTACTCTGATATGGAGGAGCTGTGTACTTTAAAACTCATGGGAGAGCTAATGGAAGAAGTATGGGTAAAAGCAACTGTCCATGAAATTTGGGGTTATGAGatagataaaaatatatttaacaatCTTAATACTTGGGGTAAATATGGAAAGTATTTTACAGTAGGTACAGATACAGAACCAGATAGACAGTAGCATGGTGGTCAGCATATTCTTGTGTCAAGAAAGAATTGAAAAGAAACAATTCTGTGAAGTCTGAATGGATcgcttttaatttttttttttaattttacctgaattatgaaaaaaattcagttttccttcttcaaaCTTTTTAGGCTACCTTGAACAGTCCATTTTAATCTGCAACCTGCGTTGAGAGCtgtgggttggtttgggttttcttggtttgggggtatttttactttcttttcctttcttttgtgaGTGTAGATGTAAGGAACTCAGAATACAATCTGGAAGAAATTGATGAAAGGGAAGAGATAAGTGTGCAACAGGGAGACGACAGTGGAAGTACCAGTACCTCTCCTGGGATAGGAGAGCTTACTGCAgccttcagctctgctgaggtACCActggaaaatgacaaaaacGATCCTGCTTCATCAGCTCCTGTTCCTGGCAGTGTTCCCATGGACAACTCGCAGAGcttcaaggaagaaaaacaagaaaatatgaGCACAGATGGCAAGTAAGTACGTTTTGTGACAAAGAAAGGAGCATTGGGGGGACAATGGGGGAGGCAAATAAAATGCTGAGTGCTGTTTCATTGTGAAGCACAGAAGAGAGAATTGTGAGAGAGGAATGGGCTTTAATATGCTTAGCTTTCATTGTAGCACTCTTCTGTGCACAGTAATTCATGAAGCTTTTCAACAAAAATGACAATGAAGTGTTCTGCAGTCTATTCTGTTTAATCTTCCCTTTCCTTACTACTCAAACAGCTGGAGCCCAGAAAAGCTGAACCCAGCTCTAAAATGCCTAGTGTATTTACTAGAGCAGCATGCTCCAAAAAGAAATTTGGATTGataagttaaataaaaatatacaaattcATTCTTGCAGATGGGGGAAAATGGATACGTCAgccatttctgttcttttggGTATGATTATTATTGCTTGCATGTTTGTTTtggctttaatttttatttttccttttccttataTGTGGTCTTGACCTGTCTCAATCCATTTGCTCTCAGGAAAACAAGTTAATTCAgcttttttaaagaataaacaCATTAGTTTCCTTAACCgctctttttcccttctggtGATGCTGTACCTTTGCCCTTCAGCATGTTTGTTAAACTACCTGACTCAGCAGGTTTCCAACATGAGTTAGTGCCTGCTTGAAATAAATGTTGATTGTCCAGAGAAGTCCCATTGTGTTAATGTAATTCACTATTTCTCTGTTCCCTGGGGCAACTAAGCTGGCTACTGTTCCCAAATTAAATTGAAAGAACTATTTCGATTATTGTACCGAAGCCAAAACGTGTGACTGCCCTAGTAGCCAAGAACTTTCAAGGTAGTAAAGAGGTTTAACTTGTATTTGAAGGGACATTTTTGTCAGTCCAAGGCCAAATGTGGCTTTGCAAAAATGTTTGATGCTCTGTCCTGGTGAATATTGTCCCAGTTGCCTGGGTGTTCTTGAATTTACAGTTTATTAAGCCTGTGTTATTGGGCCAGTTTGCCTAATTGTCCAGGGGATGCTTCTTTGCTTTCTCCCCTGTGAATTGGTAGTAACCTTCCAGGTCTTAATAATCCTGGTGACAATCAGGTAGATTGTGCTCTGGCTTTAGTCTGGTAATTGCTTGCTGAATTATCCTGGGGATTCCAAAATGAGGAGTGGGGTTTCTCTGACATtatatttctggaaaatttaattttgatctTATATATAAGATCTAGTTACTTTgagaagtgttttttttaaaatcaaaccaGGAATAGATGCAAAATATTCCACTCAAAAGCACTGATTTTTAGAGTTATATTCTGTGGTGTTTTGGGGCTTTtgggtttggtgggttttgatttgatttttttaaaaattcctattAAAAATCTAGTTTAGCCTGTAGTTAATAGTTTCAGCTCAGCCACCCAGCTGTGTTAAGAGGAATGGAAATAAGCGAGAGTACAGAGTGCAGGACTGAGCTTTAACTTTCTTCCAACAATAATTTTGAGAGCATATGCTCCTGTTCAGTGGCTTATGGGACATTTATAGTATGTTTGGGACTATACAGGCAACATGAGCATGGATGGTTATTGAGAAGTGTATAATTTTAAATGATTCAAAGCAGATGTGTCAGCTCAAGGCACTGGTTCTGACAACTAATGCATTTGATGTGGCAAACAATTTGGAATCTTCATAATGCCAGTGTTTCTAACTAcatattataaaaatatcttgAAGAAAGTTTGAAGTTTTAATAACTTcaattttaagtatttttttcttttagcttttgAAGCCAAGGACTTAATATgtcccccacccccaaaaagATGAGgtttttattcagcatttttgcAGTTCTCTTGTCTCCCATGAAATGAGGTAAATAGATATTGTACGTATTTCTAAGATGTTTAATATGCAAGTAACATGTTTTGTGTATTCCTTTGCTGTTCTCAAGATATTTCTTGAAAGGGACTACTTTGAGGAGTCTGTACTGCTCAGCTCAGTTCATGTGTTCATACACACTCAGTGTCTCATGCAGCATGGTGGGGACAAAGTCAGGGGCACAATTGAGATTGGGGATTGTCAGAACACTTTATATGAGTGACAAACCATTGTGGCTTCCCTGGAATGGAGTTGCTGTTGGAAAGTGGCGTGTTCAAGCTGCACGTGTAAACaaaaggagggggagaggagaaggcaaGACTGATCATCTGCTTACACAGAAGCAAGTGGAGCTGCATGTCATTTTGGTAAAATATCATGGCAGcatttccccttcttttttttttttttttaaatcgaTTCTGTTGAGTATTCCAGTGTTTGGCAGAGTGGTTCTGTTTTGTCCATCTGTGTTTGGAGGCTATTGCCAGTTCTCTTGCATCATTCCTTGTGTTTACTGAAATGAATGGTACCAGCATATTTAATCTACTGTTGTGCTTTGCAGAGGACTACAGACTAAGATAAGCAGTGAGGATGCTGGATTTCAAACAGACAGGAAGCCTAAAATTTTAGGCCAAAATAAAGCTGATGGTGAGTAGTTCCCACTTGTTAATACTTGAAGCTTGAACTTTTCTATTCCTTTGAAGACATGGCTATGTAGTCAACTCTTGAATTGTTGTCATCAGGTTATTTTCTTTACACTAGCTCTAGTGTGTTTTCTTTGAGATGAGGTGGCAAGAATTGGctgcagtttggttttttttttttgggtttgtttttaatatatttttgttttcgCAGTAGTCAAAGCTGTGTTGTGCTGTTATAAGGATGGTGTGGGTGGGACAGTGGAGGGGGAAGGCTGGACACAATCCTGCCCATGGGGTGACATGGCTCCCACATCCCACTGGGGAAGAAGCAGCCATCAGTTGTTCTTTGCTTATGAAGTTAGGGTGAGTTTTCTGTATGAAAAcgcaaatatttttaagcacaaataaaagaaagtgaCACACTGATCTGAAACAAAATGACGACATCCTGTGCATCTAATGGGTCATAAATTTCCCTGTGGATTTAGTGACCTGACTGATTTATTTTACTCTTCTGTGACACTAATTTTCAGATTTATATATTAGCCCTTCTATAGTCTTTTCTACTCAGTACACCTCTGTTAATAAATCATAACAACACAAGTCCTGTTTATATGTGATATAAATTTTAACTGCCATTATATAGCATACAtgaaatgaagatttttatCCTCTCCACAAAATACCACTCCATATGACTATTCctgaagaatttaattttcccaATATTGTGTTTTAAACAATTTGACTAAAATATTCATGTGTTTGGGAGATGATCACATGTTTAGTCCAGGGATAGAAAATTGAATTATCAGACAACTAAAAGGTAGGAAAAATAGGTTTGGCAAATTGCTCTTGTCCATAtgtttttcagttgttttcctTGTACATACACAAGATGTAGTTGACAAGATTTGTAACATTAAAAGTGAAGAACAGAAGCCACAAATGTGTGGAACTAAATAAAACCTGCATCTTACTCAATATTGAATAGTCCTTGAGCTCTTGAGTCACTGATGCCTATAAAATGAACTGAAATTCATTagtacttttaaaattgttctagagtaattttttttctgtttagttgATGCATGGCATCTGTAACCTGTTTATTTAGGAAGAATACCTAAGTTAgagaataattattttgcaaTATTAGTCAAATATAAACATATCTTTAAATAGCCTTTAAAAGGGTTAAGGAAAATATTAGCATCAGTGAGAAGCTAGTAATTGTTACTAAATACACTGGATGCAGAGCTTCATAATATAATGGGGAAGATAGAatctttttgtaatttttattaattttggaaTCTTTCTTTAACTTAAAGATCACAGTGATACAAAAATCCTTCCAGCAACAGAAGAGAGAGAACTTCAGacagctgaaattaaaacagtagattttagagaaaataacaATCTTGAAGTTGACAGACTATCAAACTGCCAGGCATGTAAAAATGACATCTCTGTAAGTCATAGGAATTATTCTCAACTGATTTCAGAAAAGCAAGAtgacaaaacaaatcaaactgGCTTGGACACGGTAAAAACTCAGGATGTTGGAATTCAGACTTTGGATAGCAATTTGGGAAGGACTTTGCAGAAGGAAGTAATTGTTTCTCAGGGTGTTGAATCATCCACATTTAGAGAACAGGTCCCTCAACATGACAAAGATAAGAACAGCTCTCTTGTTCAAGTGATGCATGGAATGCATCAAGAGAGTGAAGATACTTCAATAGAACAAAATCTTGAGACACAAGAAGTTACTCATAAAAAAGTAATTCCAATAAAAGACCAGAGTCACATCTATATAAATGGCAGTGATTTTGCTTCACCAGAAACAACTGCTGAAATTCCAGATGACTCTCCTATAAAAGGTCACCCCTTTTATAGACAGGATTCCAAACCTAAACCCAAACCTGCTAATGAAATTACAAGGGATTACATACCAAAAATTGGGATGACTACTTATAAGATAGTGCCTCCAAAATTCTTAGAAATGATGAAGAGCTGGGAATCGGAAGTTCTATCAGATCATAAGGATCAAGAAGTATCTACTTTGGAAGACCCCAAGGAATTCATAGTGCAAACTGAAATTCCTCATCTGTCAAAAAGTGTGGGTCCTTTACAGGCTGGTTCACAaaatgaagctgcagcagcaaatggTCTGCTGCAGAGAGTGAACAGCATTTCTGAACATACTGTGacctctggagctgggattaCTGCTGAGAGCAACCAGATGGAAAGACAGTCTTCCAAGCAGCATGTCCCACTGAGGCTGAACTTGGATAATACAAGTGCTTCTTCTGAGACTCAGGACAAGTCAAATGCATTAAGCCCATTAAGTCCTACAACAAAGCCTAGTTCTTTTTATCTGCAGATGCAACGAAGAGCTTCAGGTCAGTATGTGACATCTGCAGTTGCCAGAAACACGGTTTGTGCTCCTAATTCAATTCAAAATGAAGTTAAGAATACAGAGATGAGTAGAAAAATCTCATCACCTGATTTGACTTCTTCGGCTTTACAAACAACAAGTGttccatctcctcctgcagaaAAAGTTGATGATGGAAAAAACATTGAATCTTCCACCTCTCCTGTTAAAAGCAATAAGCCTTTAagctttccctcctgccctccagcaccGTTGAATCTAAAAACTCTCAGAACTTTTGCAGTTCCAAAGCCATACTCTAGTTCAAGACCATCCCCTTTTGCTCTTGCTGTCTCATCTGCAGTCAAAAGGTCACAGTCATTCAATAAGACGCGTACGATCACTGGCCAGGCACCGAGAGAGGAATTGCCAGTGGAACTCTCCTCTgtccctttggcagctggattctcctcagctgcctctgtgcctgaAGTGAAAAGTCCTTCCTTACAGACCATAACAGCGGGGCCACAAAACAGTCTAATGGATAAGGTAAACTCTGTTTCTAATACTAACTGACTGTGGATCCAGTGCCACCAAGTGCAACTGGTGTAAAGGCTGGTTTCTGAACACTCCCTGGTCAGGAAGCGCTGTATTTGTGCAGGGAAAACACCCTGTGGTGTCCACCAGTAGCACAGCATTATAATGAAGTGCAGGATTACAGGGAATGTTAAAAATGAGAGCAGCATCATTCAGATAATTGGCAATAATTATTTCCTGTCATAATTAGCATCCCCTACTTTAAACAACTGTAAATTAGATAGTCATTCATACTGCGTAATACTTATTTGTTCTTTATAGTTCTGTGTGCTGGTTTCTTAAATTTAATTCTGAGTGGTGTGATCCATTTGGCTTCAAGTGGTCATGCCACAAGCACTCTTGAATTGGAGATATGAAGTTTTGCTGGCATAATTGCATGAGAGAGAAGCTATGTGCTATGCTGGAAATGTGGCTGATCTCAGAAATCTTGAAGCAAGCAAACATTAGAATGGCAGCAGTTTGCTATGCAACCTTGTGCCAGGTTGATTCAGATTTCCATTTATAACTAATTCAGATTAAAAGTTTTTGGCTTCTTTTCCTTCTACTTCCTCCCTTTATAGAAAGGCAGCCATGTGCATAGTGAGCAGAAGAGTCAGGCACAGTCAGGTGCTTCCCCTGACCACCCACGCCCTGTCACCAAGAGACAAACCGCGATGACGCTCCCGCGCGCTGACCCCGAACAGATCCACCAGAGCTTGCTGGCTGCAATCCgctctggagaagctgctgccaaaTTGAAAAGGGTGAGTTTTCATCATTGCATCCAAAACAAAGAACTCATGGTACTTCCTTCAAAATTACCATATTAATGCCTGATTCTAAAGCAGTTAGTTTTGGCACAAACTGCTGCCGGGAGGTCTCTTAACAATGGGAAGGGAGGTGGAGAAGAAGGTCGGTTTTGCAGAATAAACTGGTGAATGCATCCACTTCAACTGTTATTTTCATACAGTACAAATGTAATAAAAATCTTCctgaaatgaaatagaaatctCTAGGTTATCAGTTAAGGATCTCATACATAAAATCTGACTTGTTTGTGTTTACATGGTTTGAAATGGTATTGCTTTAGAAACCTGCTGAGCAGCTTTGTTCTAGACCTGAAGTGGCTGCAGCCTTTTGCAGGCAGATAGCACACAGGTCTGAGActattttcctatttatttgACTTAATCAGGTCCTTAATCTGTTAGGCATCATAACTAAGatatttctcagtgttttgtCAACAGTCCTGGAAGGACCATCTTCCCCTACCCCCTCTGGTTAAAAACTTCCTCTCCTAAAATTAACCTACGTACCTCTTGTTGGGTAAAAGAGTCTACATTTCTAAAATCTGTACTGTTTTAAGTTTGCAACCAGACAATCATAGTCTCACAAAGTTTTCTTGAACTCACATTAGTATTTTGCATTGTTTTgaggaataattttttcattgcaGAAGGTCGAAGAAATTCagtagttttttgtttttcttcccttttctacttgaaagaaaataacGTTGTGTGGTAGGTGGATACAAGggacatttttgtttgttttgtggaaGTCTTTGATTCCCTCGGGTCAAAATCTCGCAGTGAATGGCCAGATAGTGGAACATTCCATTTCACAGGCTTTTGTTTCAGTGTAGTAGTGCAACAGCCTCTCTGAAGCTTGTAAATCTCCCATCCTTTCTACAGTGACTAGGAAGACTGAGTTTCCTGAAAAGTTGCAAGCATGCTCAAGTAGGGTTTGATCACTAGTCATTAAAACTGGTTTATAATACACTGTAGAATTGCTGACATTGTAGAATGTCAGTAATCATATTAATAACAGGATAAGATTAAGAAAACGCTGAATCTGTTAGAGGTAAAATCCGTTCTACCAGAAATCCTGTTTGGATTTtaattgtatatatttttatgattttttttcttctagtgcATAATTTCATTCTGAACAATatgacatttatttattcattctttttaatagaaatatttttagtgtAGAGTTTGACCCATATAGTCTTTATCAGTCTAGGTACAAAAATGGCatggggaaggggagagagaTAATGACtgaaattggttttcctctccctttctcttctgTGGGTGGGAGATGTGCTTTGTCAGTAAATTACATGTTGAGACTGGGGTGATGAAAGGGCTGTactttttaagaagaaattataataatgaaGAAGCTGTAACCATAAAGAAGAGcagtctgcagcacagaaatctgaaccaggctta
This genomic stretch from Oenanthe melanoleuca isolate GR-GAL-2019-014 chromosome 7, OMel1.0, whole genome shotgun sequence harbors:
- the COBLL1 gene encoding cordon-bleu protein-like 1 isoform X3 — its product is MPGLGGEAAPGAAERGRPQPAPSRRKSKAPPPPSETKSIAVSPFDNIEPTNLIMEQKENVIDKDIELSVVLPGDVIKYTTVNGRKPMMDLLIFLCAQYHLNPSSYTIELVSAENSQIKFKPNTPVGMLEVEKVIVKAKQIDKKKPAPVIPEQTVRVVINYKKTQKTVVRVSPHSPLQELIPVICSKCEFDPSHTLLLKSYQSQEPLDLTKSLNDLGLRELYAMDVSQAASPVDLNLPSFQGSYHSENIDVLKEKENKGFFSFFQRNKKKREQAASAPATPLMSKPRPVFVARSSTVSRQYDSSTLPAEMPKKRRAPLPPPAAPAPAPAPATAAAGLAKSSSFQGSQQAPVGLVRRGSLPLSDSASVSSSLRRTKRKAPSPPSRAPRDQSESSNEPVTESTESASIKAEGRATEMKPETDVRNSEYNLEEIDEREEISVQQGDDSGSTSTSPGIGELTAAFSSAEVPLENDKNDPASSAPVPGSVPMDNSQSFKEEKQENMSTDGKGLQTKISSEDAGFQTDRKPKILGQNKADDHSDTKILPATEERELQTAEIKTVDFRENNNLEVDRLSNCQACKNDISVSHRNYSQLISEKQDDKTNQTGLDTVKTQDVGIQTLDSNLGRTLQKEVIVSQGVESSTFREQVPQHDKDKNSSLVQVMHGMHQESEDTSIEQNLETQEVTHKKVIPIKDQSHIYINGSDFASPETTAEIPDDSPIKGHPFYRQDSKPKPKPANEITRDYIPKIGMTTYKIVPPKFLEMMKSWESEVLSDHKDQEVSTLEDPKEFIVQTEIPHLSKSVGPLQAGSQNEAAAANGLLQRVNSISEHTVTSGAGITAESNQMERQSSKQHVPLRLNLDNTSASSETQDKSNALSPLSPTTKPSSFYLQMQRRASGQYVTSAVARNTVCAPNSIQNEVKNTEMSRKISSPDLTSSALQTTSVPSPPAEKVDDGKNIESSTSPVKSNKPLSFPSCPPAPLNLKTLRTFAVPKPYSSSRPSPFALAVSSAVKRSQSFNKTRTITGQAPREELPVELSSVPLAAGFSSAASVPEVKSPSLQTITAGPQNSLMDKKGSHVHSEQKSQAQSGASPDHPRPVTKRQTAMTLPRADPEQIHQSLLAAIRSGEAAAKLKRVGPPSNTVAVNGRARLSPLYYTESKTNP
- the COBLL1 gene encoding cordon-bleu protein-like 1 isoform X4, encoding MPGLGGEAAPGAAERGRPQPAPSRKSKAPPPPSETKSIAVSPFDNIEPTNLIMEQKENVIDKDIELSVVLPGDVIKYTTVNGRKPMMDLLIFLCAQYHLNPSSYTIELVSAENSQIKFKPNTPVGMLEVEKVIVKAKQIDKKKPAPVIPEQTVRVVINYKKTQKTVVRVSPHSPLQELIPVICSKCEFDPSHTLLLKSYQSQEPLDLTKSLNDLGLRELYAMDVSQAASPVDLNLPSFQGSYHSENIDVLKEKENKGFFSFFQRNKKKREQAASAPATPLMSKPRPVFVARSSTVSRQYDSSTLPAEMPKKRRAPLPPPAAPAPAPAPATAAAGLAKSSSFQGSQQAPVGLVRRGSLPLSDSASVSSSLRRTKRKAPSPPSRAPRDQSESSNEPVTESTESASIKAEGRATEMKPETDVRNSEYNLEEIDEREEISVQQGDDSGSTSTSPGIGELTAAFSSAEVPLENDKNDPASSAPVPGSVPMDNSQSFKEEKQENMSTDGKGLQTKISSEDAGFQTDRKPKILGQNKADDHSDTKILPATEERELQTAEIKTVDFRENNNLEVDRLSNCQACKNDISVSHRNYSQLISEKQDDKTNQTGLDTVKTQDVGIQTLDSNLGRTLQKEVIVSQGVESSTFREQVPQHDKDKNSSLVQVMHGMHQESEDTSIEQNLETQEVTHKKVIPIKDQSHIYINGSDFASPETTAEIPDDSPIKGHPFYRQDSKPKPKPANEITRDYIPKIGMTTYKIVPPKFLEMMKSWESEVLSDHKDQEVSTLEDPKEFIVQTEIPHLSKSVGPLQAGSQNEAAAANGLLQRVNSISEHTVTSGAGITAESNQMERQSSKQHVPLRLNLDNTSASSETQDKSNALSPLSPTTKPSSFYLQMQRRASGQYVTSAVARNTVCAPNSIQNEVKNTEMSRKISSPDLTSSALQTTSVPSPPAEKVDDGKNIESSTSPVKSNKPLSFPSCPPAPLNLKTLRTFAVPKPYSSSRPSPFALAVSSAVKRSQSFNKTRTITGQAPREELPVELSSVPLAAGFSSAASVPEVKSPSLQTITAGPQNSLMDKKGSHVHSEQKSQAQSGASPDHPRPVTKRQTAMTLPRADPEQIHQSLLAAIRSGEAAAKLKRVGPPSNTVAVNGRARLSPLYYTESKTNP
- the COBLL1 gene encoding cordon-bleu protein-like 1 isoform X6, which codes for MDGSAPPAAAPPPSGRKSKAPPPPSETKSIAVSPFDNIEPTNLIMEQKENVIDKDIELSVVLPGDVIKYTTVNGRKPMMDLLIFLCAQYHLNPSSYTIELVSAENSQIKFKPNTPVGMLEVEKVIVKAKQIDKKKPAPVIPEQTVRVVINYKKTQKTVVRVSPHSPLQELIPVICSKCEFDPSHTLLLKSYQSQEPLDLTKSLNDLGLRELYAMDVSQAASPVDLNLPSFQGSYHSENIDVLKEKENKGFFSFFQRNKKKREQAASAPATPLMSKPRPVFVARSSTVSRQYDSSTLPAEMPKKRRAPLPPPAAPAPAPAPATAAAGLAKSSSFQGSQQAPVGLVRRGSLPLSDSASVSSSLRRTKRKAPSPPSRAPRDQSESSNEPVTESTESASIKAEGRATEMKPETDVRNSEYNLEEIDEREEISVQQGDDSGSTSTSPGIGELTAAFSSAEVPLENDKNDPASSAPVPGSVPMDNSQSFKEEKQENMSTDGKGLQTKISSEDAGFQTDRKPKILGQNKADDHSDTKILPATEERELQTAEIKTVDFRENNNLEVDRLSNCQACKNDISVSHRNYSQLISEKQDDKTNQTGLDTVKTQDVGIQTLDSNLGRTLQKEVIVSQGVESSTFREQVPQHDKDKNSSLVQVMHGMHQESEDTSIEQNLETQEVTHKKVIPIKDQSHIYINGSDFASPETTAEIPDDSPIKGHPFYRQDSKPKPKPANEITRDYIPKIGMTTYKIVPPKFLEMMKSWESEVLSDHKDQEVSTLEDPKEFIVQTEIPHLSKSVGPLQAGSQNEAAAANGLLQRVNSISEHTVTSGAGITAESNQMERQSSKQHVPLRLNLDNTSASSETQDKSNALSPLSPTTKPSSFYLQMQRRASGQYVTSAVARNTVCAPNSIQNEVKNTEMSRKISSPDLTSSALQTTSVPSPPAEKVDDGKNIESSTSPVKSNKPLSFPSCPPAPLNLKTLRTFAVPKPYSSSRPSPFALAVSSAVKRSQSFNKTRTITGQAPREELPVELSSVPLAAGFSSAASVPEVKSPSLQTITAGPQNSLMDKKGSHVHSEQKSQAQSGASPDHPRPVTKRQTAMTLPRADPEQIHQSLLAAIRSGEAAAKLKRVGPPSNTVAVNGRARLSPLYYTESKTNP
- the COBLL1 gene encoding cordon-bleu protein-like 1 isoform X7; this translates as MDGSAPPAAAPPPSGKSKAPPPPSETKSIAVSPFDNIEPTNLIMEQKENVIDKDIELSVVLPGDVIKYTTVNGRKPMMDLLIFLCAQYHLNPSSYTIELVSAENSQIKFKPNTPVGMLEVEKVIVKAKQIDKKKPAPVIPEQTVRVVINYKKTQKTVVRVSPHSPLQELIPVICSKCEFDPSHTLLLKSYQSQEPLDLTKSLNDLGLRELYAMDVSQAASPVDLNLPSFQGSYHSENIDVLKEKENKGFFSFFQRNKKKREQAASAPATPLMSKPRPVFVARSSTVSRQYDSSTLPAEMPKKRRAPLPPPAAPAPAPAPATAAAGLAKSSSFQGSQQAPVGLVRRGSLPLSDSASVSSSLRRTKRKAPSPPSRAPRDQSESSNEPVTESTESASIKAEGRATEMKPETDVRNSEYNLEEIDEREEISVQQGDDSGSTSTSPGIGELTAAFSSAEVPLENDKNDPASSAPVPGSVPMDNSQSFKEEKQENMSTDGKGLQTKISSEDAGFQTDRKPKILGQNKADDHSDTKILPATEERELQTAEIKTVDFRENNNLEVDRLSNCQACKNDISVSHRNYSQLISEKQDDKTNQTGLDTVKTQDVGIQTLDSNLGRTLQKEVIVSQGVESSTFREQVPQHDKDKNSSLVQVMHGMHQESEDTSIEQNLETQEVTHKKVIPIKDQSHIYINGSDFASPETTAEIPDDSPIKGHPFYRQDSKPKPKPANEITRDYIPKIGMTTYKIVPPKFLEMMKSWESEVLSDHKDQEVSTLEDPKEFIVQTEIPHLSKSVGPLQAGSQNEAAAANGLLQRVNSISEHTVTSGAGITAESNQMERQSSKQHVPLRLNLDNTSASSETQDKSNALSPLSPTTKPSSFYLQMQRRASGQYVTSAVARNTVCAPNSIQNEVKNTEMSRKISSPDLTSSALQTTSVPSPPAEKVDDGKNIESSTSPVKSNKPLSFPSCPPAPLNLKTLRTFAVPKPYSSSRPSPFALAVSSAVKRSQSFNKTRTITGQAPREELPVELSSVPLAAGFSSAASVPEVKSPSLQTITAGPQNSLMDKKGSHVHSEQKSQAQSGASPDHPRPVTKRQTAMTLPRADPEQIHQSLLAAIRSGEAAAKLKRVGPPSNTVAVNGRARLSPLYYTESKTNP